CGCCTTCTCGGCGGCCGCGGTACGGGACCGGCCAGCCCTTGTCAGCTGGCGGCGCCCTCCGCCTCGGGAGGTGTTTCGGGCTCCTTCGGCGGGTTGATGGTCTGGGCGACGTCGCTCGCCTTCTGCTCGGCGTCGGCGAGGGCCTGCTCCAGCTCTGCCAGCGCCTGCTCGCTCTTGGCGACGCGCTCCTTCTCTGCCTCGAGGTAGGCCGGGTCGGTGAGCTCCGCCACGGTGCCGGCGATGCCCGCTGCCGCCTCGGGCCCCAGCTCCTCCTCGACGATCTGCACGCTCTCTTCGTTGAGCTCGTGGAACTCCCGCAGCGTCGGCAACGACGCGAGGTCCTTCAGCTGGAAGAACTCCAGGAACTCCCGGGACGTTCCGTAGAGCAGCGGACGGCCCACCTCGTCCTTCTTTCCGAGGATCTTGATCAGCTTCCAATCGAGGAGCGCCTTCACCACCGCGCCGCAATCGACGCCGCGGATGTCCTCGATCTCCGGCCGGGTCACCGGCTGGCGGTAGGCGATGATCGCCAGGGTCTCGAGAGCGGCGCGCGTGAGCCGGCGGGGCTTCACGTGGAGGAAGCGACGCACGAACTCCGCCGACTCCGGCGCGGTGCGGAGCTGCCAGGCTCCCGACACCTCGGAGAGCACGACGCCGGAGATCCCTTCGCGCAGCTCGCCGGCGAGGCGCTCCAGGGCGTCCTTGATCCGATGGGCCTCGAGGCCGCTCGCTGCGCGCATCTGCTCCACGGTGAGCGGCTTGTCGGAGACGAAGAGGAGCGAGTGGACCACGTGCCGCGCCTGGTCCTCGGTGAGCTTGCGGGCCTTGGCGGCGATCTTGTCGAACGAGCCCTGGAGATCCTCCTCGAGCTCGGCGATCTCGGCGGGGGTCTCCTCGTCCTCCCGCTCCTCCGCTGCCTGGGCGAGGGCCTCCTCCTCAGCGGTGGGGGCGTCCTCGGAGAGCTCGCGGGCCATCTCGGCCTGGAGCGCCGCGTCCTCCTCGGCACCGGCCTCGAAGGCAGCGACGTTGGCGTCCTCCACGGCGATCGGGTCGACCGCGGCAACGGCAACCTCCTCGACCTCGGCTTCCACCGCATCGAGGGCCTCGGCAGCAGCCTCGAGGGCGCCGTCCGCGTCGGCTTCGTCCGGCGCCTCGTGCGCCACCTCGTCGGCAGCGGCGACCTCGTCGGCGGCAGGCTCCTCCGCAGGCGCGTCTTCGGGCGCTTCCGCATGCACCGGGAGCGCATCCTCCGGCGCCGCCGCCTCGTCCAGCTCCGTCGCGAGCGCCTCCGCCTCGAGCGCCGCAGCCGCAGCGGCCTCGGCCGCCTCCTGGAGGAACGCTGCCGCGTCCTCGTCCACCGCGGCGGGGGTCCGCTCCTCCACGGCCTCCACCACCCGCCCACCCCGGCGGTTTTCGGCGTTGCGACGCGTCGTCTCGTTGCTCACGAATGCTCTCCCGGAAGGCACGAGGGTGTCGGCTTGCGAACGGGCCGCAAACTAGCAGAAGGGGCCGACACTGGGCACCCGATCAGCGGAAATCGTCCCGGATGTCGACGTCGTCGTCGCCGAGGCGCTCGGTCCGGCTGATCACGATGTCGCCGCCCCGCTCCTCCTGGAGGACCCGCACCAGCTTGAGCCGGGTCATCTCCAGCAGGCCGAGGAAGGTGGCGATCACGCGGTGGCGCTCGGTCATCCCCTCGAAGAGCTCGAAGAAGGTGACGTGATCCTTGCCCCGGAGCAGGTCGGCGATCCGGCTGATCGCGTCGGAGATCGAGACCCGCTCGAGCACCACCTGGTGCTGCTTCTCGGGCTTGAGGTTCTTGAGGACCTTGTCGAGCGCCTCGATCAGCTTGAAGACCGAGACCTCCTTGATCCCCAGCTCCCCCTCGGCGAAGGGCACCGCCTCCGCCCGCACCTGCCTGGTGAAGACGTCGCGCCCGAGGAGGTCCTGCCGGGCCAGGTCCTCCGCCGCGGCCTTGTACTTCTGGTACTCGAGGAGCCGCCGCACCAGCTCGGCGCGCGGATCGCCCTGCTCCTCCTCGCTCTCCTCCGGCGGGGTCTCGGGCCTGGGCAGCAGGAGTCGGCTCTTGATGTGGGCCAGCGTCGCCGCCATCACCAGAAACTCGCCGGCGATGTCGAGGTTGAGCTCCTTCATCCGCTCCAGGTACGCGAGGTACTCCTGGGTGACGAAGGCGATGGGGATGTCGAAGATGTCGAGCTTGTGCTCGCGGATGAGGTGGAGGAGGAGGTCCAGCGGACCTTCGAAGGTGGGCAGCGTGAGCGTGAAGGCCCGCGCCGCCACCACGAACTCGTGGGAGGGCTGCTCGCCGGCCTCGTCGACCTGCGCGGCCTTGCCGCGCCGACCCTTCACCACCTCGCCCACGGTCGTCCCCGCTCCTAGCCCGCGATCGCCGCGCTGAGGTGCATCAGCCACCCGCCCAGCCACATCATCGGCCTGTGGATCAGCCTTCCGCCGAAGAGGAAGACGCCGATGAGGAGCACCGGAGCGTACGGGAAGATCTTCTCGTAGGCCAGCGCCGTCCGCCGGGGGAGTAGGCCGAGGAGCACCTTGCTGCCGTCCAGGGGCGGGAGCGGGATCATGTTGAAGATCGCCAGCGCCAGGTTGAGCACCAGCATCGACTGGGCGAAGGCGTAGATCGCCTCGTTGGTCTGCCCGGCCCGCATGGCGAGGCCCATGCTGAGCGCCGCCCCCAGGGCGAGGAGCAGGTTGGAGACGGGCCCCGCCGCCGAGACGATCATCATCCCGGTCGACATCGTGACCTTGCGGGTGAAGCGGGTGGGCGTCACCGGCACCGGCTTGGCCCAGGCGAAGAAGACGCCCCCGGAGAAGATCACCTGCATCACCGGCAGCAGCACCGTACCGACCGGATCGATGTGGGGGATGGGGTTGAGCGTGAGCCGGCCCAGCCGCGCCGCCGTGTCGTCACCCAGGGCGTGGGCGGAGGCGGCGTGCGCCCACTCGTGCACCGTCAACGAGAGGAGCACGGGGATGAACCAGAGGACGAGGCTCTGCAGATCGGAGGCGTTCACCGGGAAGAGAACCGTTCTCGCGGCGGGAACCATCCCACCGCCGGAAAAGCGGGCTAGGTAGCAAGCGCCACGCAGGCAGTCAAACCGGCCTGGGTCAGGGCAGGAAGTCGAGCGGATCGTGGGGTTCGGTGCCCCGACGGACCTCGAAATGGCAATGGGGACCGGTCGCCCTGCCGGTGCGGCCCACCAGCGCCAGCGGCTGCCCCGCCTTCACCTCGGCGCCCTCCTGCACCAGGTTGCGCTGGTTGTGGGCGTAGATGGTGATCAGATCGCCCTGGTGGCGGAGGATCACGATGTTGCCGTAGCCGCGCTGGGTTCCGGCGAAGAGCACCACCCCGTCCGCCGCGGCGACGATCTTCGTCCCCTCGGGGGCGGCGATGTCGATGCCGTCGTGGCGGGTGGCGCCGCGGGGGCCGAAGCGGCTGTAGAGCACGCCCTGCACCGGCCAGCCGAGGATCGCGTTCTCCCGCTTGCCCCTGGCGGGTTCGCGGCGGGAGACGCTCGGCCGCACCTTCGGCCGGGACGTGGTGCGCCCCGGCGCCGCCGCGGCGCTCCCCTTGCGCTGCGGGATGACGAGTTCACGCCCCACTGCCAGCTGGGTGGGATCGGTGATCTCGTTGGCGTCTGCCACCTCGTCCGCCGAGAGGCCGTAGTGCAGAGCGATCCGGTAGAGGTTCTCCCCGCGCTGCACCACGTGGACGAGGCCGTCGCTGCCGTGGCCGCCGCCGCCCGTCGTCGACACCGGCGCCTTGCGCTCCGCCCCCGCGGAAGCGGATCCCGCACCGGCAGCGGTGGCGGCAGGCGCGGTGCCGGTATCCCGGGCCCAGGTCGCACGGGGCGGAACACAGCCGGTGATCGCCACCGCCGCGAGCGCGAGAAGGGAAAGCTGGCGCAGGCGGCCGTTCACCCTTCGGACCATGGATGCGGTGCTGTCGAGCGTCAAAGAAAGCGCTCCCGCCGCTTGTGGAAACCGCCTCCCCCTACCGCGTTCCGAAGGCCTCGGGCCAGCGGCTCGGATGTACAGGTGCCCCCCTTCACCACCCGAACGCCGCTGGTTCAGGTCGCCCGCTCGTCCGCGTCGAAGCCCGGCACGCTCCAGGCCCGCAGCTCGTCGAGGAGCTTGTACTCGGTGAGGTCGAGGTGGAGTGGCGTCACGCTGATCAGGCGCTCGCCGAAGACGGCGTTGCAGTCGGATCCCGGGATGTCGACGTGCTTCGATTCCGAGCCGCCGATCCAGTAGTACTTGCGGCCGCGGGGGTCGACGTTCTCCACCACCGCCGAGCCGTAGCTCCGCTTGCCCAGCTTGGTGAAGCGGTAGCCGCCTGCAGGATCCCGCGGCACGTTCACGTTGAGCAGCATGCCGCGGGGCAGCTTCCGCTCCGCCACCTCTGCGGCGAGCCCCGCTGCGAATTTCGCCGCGAAGGCGAAATCGAAGGTCTCCCTCGAGACCAGCGAAACGGCGATGGCCGGCACGCCGAGGAGCGCGCCCTCCATCGCCGCGGCGACGGTGCCCGAGTAGGTCACGTCGTCGGCGAGGTTGGCGCCGTAGTTGATCCCGGAGACCACCACGTCCGGCCGCCGGTCCTTGAGCAGATGGTGCAGGGCCAGGTAGACGCAATCGGTGGGGGTGCCGTCCACCGACCACCAATCGTCGGCCACCTCGTGGATCCGCAGGGGGCGGTGGAGGCTGATCGCGTGGCTGGCGGCGCTCTGCTCGCGGTCGGGCGCCACCACGCAGACCTCGCCGACCTCGGAGAGCGCCCGGGCCAGGGTGCGCAGGCCGTCGGACTGGATGCCGTCGTCGTTGGAGATGAGAAATCGCATCGGCGGCAAGGTAGGGCCTGCCCGCCGATCGGTCATGCCCTTTTCGCACGCCGGCCGCTCCGGGGGGCCGTGTTCGAACGATGAACGGCAGCGCCCTCTGCGGGAGGAGCGGCAGCGCTTCCCTGCCGGCCCGATCGTCCCTTTCCTCGTGGCGAGGCCGTCGTCGCCCGGGGGGGAAGGATGGAGCTGCTCACGCTGGGAGGAGTCCGGCGCACACCGGTGCGCTGCAGGAGGGTCGCCTCGAGCCCGCGCGATCCCGTATCGAGCTGGCTCGCGGGCTGCGGGCTGCATCCCGACGAGATCCCCGCGCCAGCGGTCGTCCTGGAGCGCGGCAGGCACTGCCTGCTGCCCCGGGAGCTCGAGCGCTTCGGATGCAGGCTGCTGCACACCCCTTCGCTCCCCACCTACAAGCGCTGGATCGGCGTCCCCGACCAGGCCTGCAGCAGCACGGCGCCGCAGCCGCCCGCCGGTCCCCCGGATGCCTCGGGTCCGGCGGCATTGCTCCAGGCGGCGCGGGCCTTCGTCTTCGGCGATTCGGTTGCCGCCTCAGCCTGGAAGCGGCCGATCGAGGAGCGGCTCGGGCCCTTTCCGCTCCTCGTGGTGCGGGCCTCCCGCCTCGAGATCGAGGCGGGCGCCACGCTCGTCGTCACCGGCACGCCAACGGCCCTCGCTGTCGACGAGGTGCTCCTCCACGCCGGCGGCCGGATCACGCTCCACGTCCCGGGGCACCTCGAGTTCGGCAGGCTCGTGAAGCAGGAGGCCGCCTGAAGATGGCCGCGCACAACGAACGTCGACGCTTCCTCCTCGGCGCAGCAGCGGCCCTCGGCGCCGCTGCCCTGCCCCGGCTCCCCACGCGCTCGGGAACGGCACCGCCCTCTGCTCCCGCGCCTGCTCCTGCTCCTGCTCCTGCCCCCGCGGGGGCGATGCCGGCGCGCGACCCCTCCAGCCCAGCGGCACCGCGTCCAAAACCCGCGCCCTGGCACGACGCGACGCCGATCGACACGGGAACCCGGCGGGTCGGCGCAGACGAGGCGATCCGCGTGGACGACGGCGCGGCGATCGACCGCCTCGAGCTGGCTGGCGGCGCGATCTTCCTCACCGGCGGCGCGGTCCGCATGGGCACGGTCGGCAGGACGTCCTGAGGGGAACGATCATGGCGGAGTGCACCGATCTCAATTGGCTGGGCGTGGACGGCAGCGACGGCGCCCATGGCGTCGCCGGCGCGGACGGAACGGCAGGGGCGGACGGCGCCCCGGGCTCGTGCAATTGGGCGTCGGGCTGCATCGCGAGCGGCACCGGCGGCGACGGAACGCCCGGCAGGCCCGGCGCGCCGGGCGGCATGGGCGGGGACGGCGAGGCCGCCCCCGACGCCACCTGCACCATCACCGAGCTGGTCGGCGAGGTGACCGTGCTCACCCGGGGCGGCTTCGGCGGCACCGGCGGCGACGGGGGCACCGGGGGGGACGGCGGCGCCGGCGGCAGGGGTGGAAACGGCGCGCGGCGGGGCCCCGACAGCGTGCCCGGCGCGCCCGGCGGAAGTGGCGGCCCGGGCGGCGACGGAGGAGACGGCGGCGCCGGCGGCGACGGAGGCCCCGGCGGCTTCATCGCGATCAGCTACGGCGGCACCGGCAGGATCCGGCCGCTCAACCCGACCTCCCGGGCGGGAACCGGCGGTGCCTTCGGCAGGCCCGGCGAGGGTGGAGCTGCTGGCCCCGGCGGCACGGAGGGTGGCGAACCGGGCCGCGAAGGCGCCGAGGGAACGCCGGGCGCGCAGGGGCAGGATGGACAGCCGGGCGCGCGGGGTGCTTTCGAGCTCACCCCGCTGCAGCAGGGATAGGAGGGGTGATGTGGTGGCGTGCCCTGTGGTCGGGACTGGTGGTGGTCGCTGGCGTCGCGGGCTGTTCGGAGGAGAAGGTGCAGGAGGAGGAGCCCTTCGTCCTCGAGGGCGCCTGGGTCACCTGGCACGACGAGCACGAGATCCGCGAGATCCGTGACGGCGCCGATCGGATCACGGCGGAGCTCTTCCGCCTCGAGATGATGGAGGACCTGCGCGGCGTGGCTCCCTGCGACCTCGACACCACTGGCCAGCTGCCCGAGGAGGTGCTCGCCTCCTTCGCCGGGACGTCCGAGGCCCTGGAGGCGGCGGCGGTGACGAGCTACCTCGCGTTCGATGAGCGGCAGGTGCTCATCACCACCCTCTACGACTTCACGCCCGTCCCCTTCGAGTGCGTGGTCGAGAAGAGCCGCCGCTACCTGCTCGAAGGGAAGGTCTTCACCCTCGACAGCGGCGAGACGCTGCTCTTCGAGAGCTCCGCCGCCGAGTCCTTCCGGCTCACCTACCTGGCGGACGGGGACACGGGACCCCTGCCGGAGCCGGAGAATCTCTTCGAGAGCTCCAGCGATTTCGACTGGATGTTCGTCCGCTGGATCGCCGACCGCAATCCGGAAGAGAGCTTCAGCATCCACCCGCTGAGCAAGCGGCTGCTCTTCGACACCATCCGGCAGGTCGCCACCACGGGAGACGAGGCCATTCCCTACCCGACCGTCTGCCGCACGAGCTGGACGGTTCCCGAGGCGCGGTTGCTCTGGCTCGACACCGGGGACCACAACGCCGGCACGCGGCTGCAGGGCGAAGTGATCCGCATGGATCTCGTGGAGGATCCGCGCAACGGCGAGGCCTGCAACGCCTGGCTCGCGACCTTCGAGGCGCAGCCGACCCTCGACTGGCGGGTCAGCGCCGGGGCCGATGGCACCCTGATCGTGAACGGGCACCTCTACCGCAGGGCTACCGGGCCGTGAGGGCGGGCGCCCTGCGCCGCCTGCTCGCCGCTTGCGGCGTGGAGGCGCCGGCGGAGGACTGGCTTCGCGAGACGCTCGGCACGGAGGAGCCGTCGCCGGGCTGCTCCACCCTGAACCACGATGGCGCGCCGGTGCAGGTCTGCTGCAGCGTCGGCGCCGGCGGCGAGCGGCGCCGCCTCGTCGTCGATCCGGGCTACGCTTGCGCGGATCGCTGGTCCCGCTACCACTTCGGCGCCGCCACCCTGCTCCGCCTCGCGCCCCCGTCGCTCCGGGATGCGCTCACGCAGCTGCTCGAGCGGGCAGGCCCCGCGGCGCCGGCTGAGCTGCGCCGCTCGCCGGGGGGGACGCTCTGGCTCGCCGGCCTGCCCGGGCAGGCGGGCATCGCCGCCTATCTCGATCTCGGCCGGGCGCAGGATCCCTGGTCGATCGCCGCGCGCTGGCTCGAGGAGGCCCTGCCCGATCCCGCTCCCGCGCAGGAGGCGATCGCCGCCCTGCGGCCGGTCGGCGTCCCTGCCAGCGTGGCCCTCGAGGGCAGCACGCCGGACGATCTACGGGCGAAGATCTACTGGCGGCTCGGGGCACCGGCGCTGCTGGGTCGTCTCGGGGGCGGGTGGTACGAGGACGCGATCTTCGCCCCCTTCCTCCGCGTGCTCCTCGGCGGCCGCGCCGTGCGGCTGCAGGGGCTGGTGCTCGGCCTGGGCTTCTCGGTGGCGACAGGCGCGCTGGCGGATCGGAAGATCGACGTCTGCTGCTGCCCGGCGTGCAGGCCGGGGGACGGGAAGGATCGACTGGCGGCCCTGGAGGAGGCGGTGGGCTTCGATCTGCTGCCGCTCGCCGAGCGGCTGGCCCGGCCCGGCGTCGAGCCGGCCTTCGTTGGCCTCGGCGCTTCCCGCGAGGGCGCCACGAGGCTCAACCTCTACCTCGCGCCAGCCCCGGGGCCGCGCTGGCGGAGCGATCCGGCCCCCGGAAAGTCGAAGGGCCCGAAGCTCGAAAGCTCCGGGCCCTTCGTTGGTCGGGGCGACTGGATTTGAACCAGCGACCACTTGCACCCCAAGCAAGTGCGCTACCAGGCTGCGCTACGCCCCGCCATCTACTGCACTGGGGTTCGAACGGCGGCGGTTGTAGGCGAGAGGCCCTCCCCGCGTCAAGGAAACAACGACGTGGCGCGCGGTTTTTGCCCGAGCGCTGCAGCCGCCAGGAACGGCAAAGGCCGGCCCGAAAGCCAGCCTCCGATCCCGTCGTTCCGCTTGCGCGCGCCTACTGCGCCCGCTCGACCTCGGCGCCGTCCTCGGACTCGCCGATCGTGCCGTTGAGGGCGTTCTTGAGGACCTGCGACGGCCGGAAGGTGAGCACCCGCCGCGCGGAGATCTCGATCTCCTCGCCGGTCTGGGGATTGCGCCCGACCCGCGAGTTCTTCTCGCGGACGATGAAGTTGCCGAAGCCCGAGACCTTGATCTTCTCGCCCCGCTCCAGCGTCTCTTTGACTGTGTCGAAGACGAGCTCCACGATCTCCGCCGACTCCTTCTTGGAGAAGCCGACCTTCTCGTAGACGCCCTCGATGATGTCCGCCTTGGTCATGGCTGCGAGCAACCCTCCGGAGCATGCCGGAATAAACAGCGATGCCGTCGTGTGAGGGCTGCGAGCGTGGCTTACCTGGCGGCTGGCTGTCAAGCGTGGGTGACGGCTTTCTCCAGCAGCAGCGCCCGTTTACGCGCCGCGCGGCCCTCGCCGAAACCCTTCTGCGAGGCCCCTGCACGGCGTTCAGGGGCCCGGCTGCCCGCCTGCGCCGCCCGGCGCCACCGGGCTCCCTTCCGGCTCGGAGAAGAGCCGGTCGAAGGCCTCCCAGGTCTCCCGCTCCTCGGGAGTCTCTCGCGCCGGGGCGAGGAAGACGTAGAGCCCGGTGAAGGTCCCGCCGAGGAGGATCCCCACCACCGCAAAGGCCACCGCCCACGACGAGGAGCGCGGCCGCGCGTGGTGGCGCAACCCCCAGATCCCCATCCCCAGCGCGGCGAGGGAGAGGAGCAGGCCGAGCCCCGGCACCCAGGCGAGGAGCACCGCGAGCAGCGCTACCGCGAGGGTGAAGCCGTGCCGCCAGTGGGGCCTCGCCTCCGCCCCGATCGCCGGATCCGTCTGCGCCATGGCGGGCAAGCTAAGCCGCCCGCCCGCCGTCGGCACGTATCAGCCTCGGAGCTCGGCGCCGACCTCGCGGGCCAGGGCCTGCACCAGCGCCCCGTGAACCCGGGTGATCTCCTCGTCGGTGAGGGTGCGCTCCGGCGCCCGGTAGCGGATGGCGAAGGCGAGGTTCTTGCGGCCTTCGCCGAGCTGCGGCCCCTGGTAGACGTCGAAGAGCTCCACGCCCTCGACCAGCCCCTCGCCTGCGGGGCCGCGGAGCACCGCCTCGATCCGCGCCGCGGAGACCTCCACCGGCACCACGACTGCCAGGTCCCGGAGCACCGCCGGGAAGCGGGGCACGCCGGTGAACCGGGGCAGCAGGTGGGCCGCCTCGACCAGCGCGTCGAATTCGAGCTCGAAGACGAAGACGCCGCGGGGCAGATCGAAGGACTCGGCCACCACCGGGTGGAGCTCGCCGAGCTGCCCCACCGCCCGCTCGCCCGCCATCACCACGCAGGCCGAGCGCGGGTGGAGCCACGTCGCGTCGCCAGCCTCCCAGCGCACGCCGACGACGCCCAGCGAGGCGAGCATCGTCTCGAGGATCCCCTTGGCATCGAAGAAATCGACGGGCTGCGCGCCTTCCGCCCAATTGGCGGGGCGGCGGTTCCCGGCGAGGAGGCCCGCCACGCGCACCGGCTCCCGAACCGGCGCGTCGCGGGTGCCCTCGGGAAGGAAGGCGGGCCCGATCTCGTAGAGGCGCAGATCCTCCACCTGCCGGTTCCGGTTGAAGGCGGCGTTGCGCAGCAGCCCGGCGACGAGTCCGGTCCGCATCACGCTCTGGGTCTCGGTGAGCGGGTTGCGCAGCGGCAGCGCGGCAGGCGCCTTGCCCCCGGGCACCAGCGCCGCGAGGTCCTTCGGATCGACGAAGGCGTAGTTGAGCACCTCGTCGAGGCCGGCCCCCGCGAAGATCTCCCGTAGCGCTGCCTGGACCCGCTGCGCCTTCGTCGGCTGCGCTGCCTCCGCCGCGGCGGAGGGCAGCGCCGTCGGTACCGTGGCGTAGCCGCGGATCCGGGCGACCTCCTCGATCAGATCGGCCTCGCGGCCCACGTCGGTGCGGAAGGTCGGGACGGCGAAGCGCGCGCCCTGCCCGTCCTCGGCGACCAGCCCGAAGCCGAGGTCGAGGAGGATCCGGCGCGATTCCTCCGCGGGAACCTCGACGCCGAGGAGCTCGCCCACCCGCTTCCACCGCAGCGCCACCTGCGCCGGCTCCCGACTGCCCGGGAACTCGTCGACGACGCCGGGCCGCACCTCGCCGCCGGCGAGCTGCTGGATCAACGCCGCCGCCCGATCGATGGCGAAGCGGACCGCCTCGATGTCGGCCCCGCGCTCGAAGCGATGCGAGGACTCGGTGTGGAGGCCGTGCCGCTTGGAGGAGCGGCGCACGCCCGTGGGCTGGAACCACGCGCTCTCGATCAGCACCCGCGTGGTGCCCTCGCCCACTTCGGCGTCGGCGCCGCCCATCACGCCGGCGAGGACCAGGGCCCGCTCGCCGTCGGCGATGACCAGATCCTCGGGGACGAGCGTGCGCTCCTTCTCGTCGAGGGTGACCAGCTTCTCGCCGGCCTCGGCGGTGCGAACCACGATCCTCCCGCCGCGGACCTTGTCGAGGTCGAAGGCATGGAGGGGATGGCCCGTCTCGAGGAGCACGTAGTTGGTGACGTCGATCACGTTGCCGAGGGCGCGCACGCCGCACGCGGTGAGCCGCTGCTGCATCCACTGCGGCGAGGCGCCGAAGCGCACGCCCTCCACCACGCGGGCGGCGTATCGGCCGCAGCGGGCGGGATCGCGGATCTCCACCGCAACGAGATCGCTGGCGGGGGTTCCGCTCTCCTGCGGCGCCGCAGCGGGCATCCGCAGCTTCGTGCCGGTGAGGGCCACCAGCTCCCTGGCGACGCCCAGGTGCGAGAGCCAGTCGGGGCGGTTGGGCGTGGCGTTCAGGGTGAGCACGACGTCGTCGAGGCCGAGGTGCTCGGTGATCGCCTGCCCCACCGGCGCGTTCTCCTCGAGGAGCAGGAGACCGGCGCTCTCCTCGGAGACGCCCAGCTCCTTCGCGGAGCAGAGCATGCCGGCGGACTCGACCCCGCGGAGCTTGCGCCGCTCGATCCGCATCCCGTTGGGAAGCTCCGCGCCGAGGAGCGCGGTGGGCACCTTGGCGCCGACACCGTAGTTGGCCGCGCCGCAGACGATGGAGAGGAGCTCGCCCTGCCCCGCGTCCACCTTGCAGAGGTTGAGCTTGTCGGAGCCTTCCACCGGCTCCTTGGAGACCACCTGCCCGACCACGACGTGGCCGAGGCCCTCGCCACGGCGCTCGATCGCCTCGACCTCGAGGCCTGCGTGGGTGAGGAGCTCCGCCAGCCGGTCCACCGGCGGCATCTGCTCCACGAGATCGGACAGCCATTTGTAGGAAATCTGCATGTTCGCTCCGCGCGCCGCTCGAAGGCGCAGCGTGGGCTTTCGGATCAGAACTGGGCGAGGAAACGGGCGTCGTTCTCGAAGAGCAGGCGCAAATCGTCGATGCCGTAGCGCAGCATCGCGATCCGCTCGACACCGAGGCCGAAGGCGAAGCCGCTGAATTCGTCGGGATCGTAACCGGCGCTCTCGAAGACGTTGGGATGGACCATGCCGGCGCCGAGCACCTCGAGCCAGCCGGTGCCCTTGCAGACCCGGCACATCTGGCCCTCGGCGCCCTTGCCCGCGGCCTCGCCAGCAGGCGGCACGCC
This region of Vulgatibacter sp. genomic DNA includes:
- the scpB gene encoding SMC-Scp complex subunit ScpB, producing the protein MSNETTRRNAENRRGGRVVEAVEERTPAAVDEDAAAFLQEAAEAAAAAALEAEALATELDEAAAPEDALPVHAEAPEDAPAEEPAADEVAAADEVAHEAPDEADADGALEAAAEALDAVEAEVEEVAVAAVDPIAVEDANVAAFEAGAEEDAALQAEMARELSEDAPTAEEEALAQAAEEREDEETPAEIAELEEDLQGSFDKIAAKARKLTEDQARHVVHSLLFVSDKPLTVEQMRAASGLEAHRIKDALERLAGELREGISGVVLSEVSGAWQLRTAPESAEFVRRFLHVKPRRLTRAALETLAIIAYRQPVTRPEIEDIRGVDCGAVVKALLDWKLIKILGKKDEVGRPLLYGTSREFLEFFQLKDLASLPTLREFHELNEESVQIVEEELGPEAAAGIAGTVAELTDPAYLEAEKERVAKSEQALAELEQALADAEQKASDVAQTINPPKEPETPPEAEGAAS
- a CDS encoding segregation and condensation protein A — encoded protein: MGEVVKGRRGKAAQVDEAGEQPSHEFVVAARAFTLTLPTFEGPLDLLLHLIREHKLDIFDIPIAFVTQEYLAYLERMKELNLDIAGEFLVMAATLAHIKSRLLLPRPETPPEESEEEQGDPRAELVRRLLEYQKYKAAAEDLARQDLLGRDVFTRQVRAEAVPFAEGELGIKEVSVFKLIEALDKVLKNLKPEKQHQVVLERVSISDAISRIADLLRGKDHVTFFELFEGMTERHRVIATFLGLLEMTRLKLVRVLQEERGGDIVISRTERLGDDDVDIRDDFR
- a CDS encoding site-2 protease family protein; this translates as MNASDLQSLVLWFIPVLLSLTVHEWAHAASAHALGDDTAARLGRLTLNPIPHIDPVGTVLLPVMQVIFSGGVFFAWAKPVPVTPTRFTRKVTMSTGMMIVSAAGPVSNLLLALGAALSMGLAMRAGQTNEAIYAFAQSMLVLNLALAIFNMIPLPPLDGSKVLLGLLPRRTALAYEKIFPYAPVLLIGVFLFGGRLIHRPMMWLGGWLMHLSAAIAG
- a CDS encoding M23 family metallopeptidase is translated as MVRRVNGRLRQLSLLALAAVAITGCVPPRATWARDTGTAPAATAAGAGSASAGAERKAPVSTTGGGGHGSDGLVHVVQRGENLYRIALHYGLSADEVADANEITDPTQLAVGRELVIPQRKGSAAAAPGRTTSRPKVRPSVSRREPARGKRENAILGWPVQGVLYSRFGPRGATRHDGIDIAAPEGTKIVAAADGVVLFAGTQRGYGNIVILRHQGDLITIYAHNQRNLVQEGAEVKAGQPLALVGRTGRATGPHCHFEVRRGTEPHDPLDFLP
- the surE gene encoding 5'/3'-nucleotidase SurE, which encodes MRFLISNDDGIQSDGLRTLARALSEVGEVCVVAPDREQSAASHAISLHRPLRIHEVADDWWSVDGTPTDCVYLALHHLLKDRRPDVVVSGINYGANLADDVTYSGTVAAAMEGALLGVPAIAVSLVSRETFDFAFAAKFAAGLAAEVAERKLPRGMLLNVNVPRDPAGGYRFTKLGKRSYGSAVVENVDPRGRKYYWIGGSESKHVDIPGSDCNAVFGERLISVTPLHLDLTEYKLLDELRAWSVPGFDADERAT
- a CDS encoding integration host factor subunit alpha, with amino-acid sequence MTKADIIEGVYEKVGFSKKESAEIVELVFDTVKETLERGEKIKVSGFGNFIVREKNSRVGRNPQTGEEIEISARRVLTFRPSQVLKNALNGTIGESEDGAEVERAQ
- the pheT gene encoding phenylalanine--tRNA ligase subunit beta, with protein sequence MQISYKWLSDLVEQMPPVDRLAELLTHAGLEVEAIERRGEGLGHVVVGQVVSKEPVEGSDKLNLCKVDAGQGELLSIVCGAANYGVGAKVPTALLGAELPNGMRIERRKLRGVESAGMLCSAKELGVSEESAGLLLLEENAPVGQAITEHLGLDDVVLTLNATPNRPDWLSHLGVARELVALTGTKLRMPAAAPQESGTPASDLVAVEIRDPARCGRYAARVVEGVRFGASPQWMQQRLTACGVRALGNVIDVTNYVLLETGHPLHAFDLDKVRGGRIVVRTAEAGEKLVTLDEKERTLVPEDLVIADGERALVLAGVMGGADAEVGEGTTRVLIESAWFQPTGVRRSSKRHGLHTESSHRFERGADIEAVRFAIDRAAALIQQLAGGEVRPGVVDEFPGSREPAQVALRWKRVGELLGVEVPAEESRRILLDLGFGLVAEDGQGARFAVPTFRTDVGREADLIEEVARIRGYATVPTALPSAAAEAAQPTKAQRVQAALREIFAGAGLDEVLNYAFVDPKDLAALVPGGKAPAALPLRNPLTETQSVMRTGLVAGLLRNAAFNRNRQVEDLRLYEIGPAFLPEGTRDAPVREPVRVAGLLAGNRRPANWAEGAQPVDFFDAKGILETMLASLGVVGVRWEAGDATWLHPRSACVVMAGERAVGQLGELHPVVAESFDLPRGVFVFELEFDALVEAAHLLPRFTGVPRFPAVLRDLAVVVPVEVSAARIEAVLRGPAGEGLVEGVELFDVYQGPQLGEGRKNLAFAIRYRAPERTLTDEEITRVHGALVQALAREVGAELRG